The proteins below come from a single Papaver somniferum cultivar HN1 chromosome 11, ASM357369v1, whole genome shotgun sequence genomic window:
- the LOC113324193 gene encoding zinc finger MYM-type protein 1-like, with product MTRRKTKCQSGAFKAKKRKRIEKLESSLRGSMNKYLARTSDSVGLPERISESDGPAAAETINDINSDEEYANLVNVMEKEYGLLNGGSSSGGLSGYNQNVQGEELLQPTINESEHGNDEVQNEEYGPVNIYDPGNWNFIDQHFRYFLVEKGPIRVSKNVQYPYNEHRRRFSNRHYKRKMSNGERVDRRWLVYSTVRDLVFCFSCKLFKGDGVDCQLDTIGSNDWHNLGKKLRQHDTCHGHLESMSKWNELERRLKKNETIDKSMQEQIKREKEYWKQVLVRIVSLIKTLAKNNLAFRGDNEKIGQSNNGNFLSFIEMIAEFDLVMQDHLRRFKDPNIHHHYLSPKIQNELISLLAHHVRENIIEKVHKGKYFSVLLDCTSDISHEEQMSLIVRSVDYLTTPKVEEHFLGLLKVEETTGLGLFEEMKNLLEKLNIEFDDIRGQGYDNGANMKGKNKGVQNRLLKENPRAFYMPCACHSLNIMLLDMAKSCPKAESFFSVMQRIYKLFSKSTKRWQVFKKHVTSFTVKPLSDTRWESHIESVKEIRFQLPKIRDALLELSESIEFSAKTRGEADSLLTCEIDNFEFTFGMVVWDTGFEELLEEATDLAATIGIEPTFYEP from the exons ATGACTCGTAGGAAAACAAAATGCCAGAGTGGTGCTTTCAAagctaagaaaagaaaaagaatagagAAGCTTGAAAGTTCTTTAAGAGGATCGATGAACAAATATTTGGCTCGAACAAGTGATAGTGTTGGACTTCCGGAAAGAATAAGTGAAAGTGATGgtcctgcagcagcagaaacaataaATGACATTAACAGTGATGAAGAATATGCAAATTTGGTTAATGTAATGGAGAAAGAATATGGTTTGCTCAATGGTGGTAGTAGTAGTGGTGGTCTTAGTGGATATAATCAGAATGTGCAAGGTGAAGAATTGTTACAGCCAACTATAAATGAGAGTGAACACGGGAACGACGAAGTGCAGAATGAAGAGTACGGACCGGTAAACATTTATGATCCAGGAAATTGGAACTTCATTGACCAACATTTCAGATATTTTTTGGTAGAAAAGGGTCCCATCAGAGTAAGTAAAAATGTCCAATATCCTTACAATGAACATCGTAGACGATTCTCTAATCGTCATTATAAACGAAAAATGAGTAATGGGGAAAGGGTTGATAGGAGATGGCTAGTATATTCAACTGTTAGGGATCTCGTGTTCTGTTTTAGTTGCAAATTGTTTAAGGGAGATGGGGTTGATTGTCAGTTGGATACCATTGGCTCTAATGATTGGCATAATCTTGGTAAAAAACTTAGACAACATGATACCTGCCATGGGCATCTAGAATCCATGTCTAAATGGAATGAACTggaaagaagattgaagaagaatgAAACTATCGATAAGTCTATGCAAGAACAGATCAAGAGAGAAAAAGAGTATTGGAAACAAGTCTTGGTTAGAATAGTTTCTCTTATAAAAACTCTTGCTAAAAATAATTTAGCTTTCCGCGGTGATAATGAAAAGATTGGCCAATCAAATAACGGAAATTTTTTGAGCTTTATTGAAATGATTGCAGAGTTTGATTTGGTAATGCAAGATCATCTTCGACGTTTCAAAGATCCGAAcattcatcatcattaccttAGTCCCAAGATACAAAATGAGTTGATTTCGCTATTGGCTCACCATGTGAGAGAGAATATTATTGAAAAAGTTCACAAAGGAAAATATTTTTCTGTGTTGCTTGATTGTACTTCGGATATAAGCCATGAAGAACAAATGTCACTTATTGTAAGATCTGTGGATTATTTAACAACTCCAAAAGTTGAAGAACACTTTCTAGGTTTATTAAAAGTGGAAGAAACCACTGGACTAGGACTTTTTGAGGAGATGAAAAACCTTTTGGAGAAGCTTAATATTGAGTTTGATGATATCAGAGGACAAGGGTACGATAACGGAGCTAATATGAAGGGGAAAAACAAAGGGGTGCAAAACAGGCTACTCAAGGAAAATCCAAGGGCATTTTATATGCCGTGTGCATGTCATAGTCTTAATATTATGCTTCTGGATATGGCTAAATCATGTCCTAAAGCAGAATCATTTTTCAGTGTTATGCAGCGGATATACAAGTTGTTTTCAAAATCTACAAAACGTTGGCAAGTATTTAAAAAACATGTGACTAGTTTCACTGTTAAGCCGTTATCGGATACTCGATGGGAAAGTCATATAGAAAGTGTTAAAGAAATACGATTCCAACTTCCTAAAATACGGGATGCTTTGCTAGAGTTGTCGGAATCTATTGAATTTAGTGCGAAAACAAGGGGAGAAGCTGATTCGTTATTGACATGCGAGATCGATAATTTTGAATTTACATTTGGCATGGTTGTTTG GGATACTGGATTCGAAGAGTTATTGGAAGAAGCTACTGACTTGGCAGCAACAATTGGTATAGAACCTACTTTCTATGAGCCATGA